In Bacteroidota bacterium, a single window of DNA contains:
- a CDS encoding carboxypeptidase regulatory-like domain-containing protein, with protein sequence MKTRALILSLSAAFIFLFVAAGNSRIGSKADNSKNTVMTTNGRTVSRTSTRDSSLRALREASQKFDRQVQTLRKIHRGRVLAKKIHEASVRARQKAKARKAAAVQTSKRVTIFGRPTKFFTAPKVHNPAKAGSGMRVLTSSLFLNGVANDTINVGDPITLTFCFSPNAISASMSIYLDADGDGMLSAQDVLIQERMLLMDNDDNDYDPSQGNYRTTIQTGEFPAIGNFIVVVNDYQSVATATLTVKPATGSSVLLGTVVPATPNVAIIAYDADEQVAFTDSSGKFALYFSGLESTGIDLFADAFTGNLSEYLPPHDRVINLWGDTTVVNLVYTVAPALIEGYVRDQTGAAVSRASIVAEMNNTPSSPPTIAYSDSNGYYKIGASKGTWTLYVEVQWSNDYFGENSCTVPVQASGAINKDISIIKATGAISGNITLGQSGIGGVPISAQSDTLPNSSVSSSNGSYSIPVDTASSQLYIVTPSLPPGYLLTTTPPIVKAGAVNVNLVVKKVLGGIRGFVTDSKTKAPVSGASISVYGSSAYVTAVSNDSGYYQMSLSDGSYSVDVSSSYYYGASASASIFGGIQRIDFPMVRGGSFSGTITDNGGRPILDADVIAFDSAGLEVSTGWSGGSGKFTIGPLNTGKYFAYTQAEGYVRQWYHQASTLATATPIQTVQGYNTPNIDFALSLGGSISGSVVDRQGKVIPNVQVVVYDSLSVWQSFAFSDDSGYYKATGLMTGHYFVSAVASSYLDQWYNGASSFADATPVSVTTDQNTGNINFILVRGGVITGTTQSRKNELLSGTEVFATNQLGSFIAYAVTDDTGHYEVGGLPPATDIYLEAEKDGYADWWYNNVSTRDSATAIDLGIEETRNNIDFKMPLGSTVMGKVLDSYGRAISGAYVGIQNGSCYKMGTSNLTGNYTVPGLSPGIYLASAYAPGFTTQWYNHKNSWQSPDSIHVSAESVVRNINFNLSEGAGISGTAIDDSTIARIAGIKIVAASVDGGIQEFTETDDEGFYFLALPSGTYVLRASDPEHRYAGQFYSRTGGVPLQQCSEQIIVNDNAQNPAANFSLRRRCPYASLVTSNLGMTITNTGQFGYNTVDTTQPSGRWPNLSSPNYLFEGDLWVGGLIDNDTVVSGGAYEGPDFTTWTPLSNFSHLTRSSVCGLRTYFTDMDNERLDDISHLVVRSDNYGPKMSDFTIHKFTIYYEPGFGPYSQQNINDAYIGLAFDFDVSQYGAHDKVGIDKNNFLIYMYDSTAPEGVTMGVRLLDRRPARMTWWVNPDDPITDDGRYTAMKKDTCTSVCDLAGDYRVLTSAGPFTLKPGDSVTVAIAVVAGNGASAVTAAAISAQTLYDSENKFNDPTGVQSTSQLVPQEFKLEQNYPNPFNPSTSIQFEIPGSAHITLKVYNVLGQEVASLVDDTRPAGKYTVQWNASSVASGVYFYTLRTGSFVQTRKMLLLK encoded by the coding sequence ATGAAAACACGTGCTTTGATTCTTTCATTGTCGGCTGCATTCATTTTCTTATTCGTCGCCGCCGGGAACAGCCGGATTGGCTCGAAAGCAGACAACAGCAAAAATACCGTTATGACCACGAACGGTAGAACCGTTTCCCGTACGTCAACCCGCGACAGCAGTTTGAGGGCACTCAGGGAGGCGAGCCAAAAATTCGATCGTCAGGTTCAAACCCTGAGGAAAATCCACCGCGGACGTGTTTTAGCGAAGAAAATCCATGAAGCTTCCGTGAGGGCCCGGCAAAAAGCTAAAGCTCGAAAAGCTGCTGCCGTTCAAACAAGCAAGCGCGTGACTATTTTCGGGAGGCCGACAAAATTCTTCACAGCACCGAAGGTTCACAATCCAGCCAAGGCAGGTTCAGGAATGCGCGTGCTGACCTCCAGCCTCTTCCTCAACGGTGTAGCAAATGACACCATCAATGTCGGCGACCCGATAACGCTGACGTTTTGTTTTTCGCCGAACGCCATTTCGGCATCGATGAGCATTTATCTGGATGCCGACGGCGACGGAATGCTCAGCGCCCAGGATGTTCTTATCCAGGAACGTATGCTTCTCATGGATAACGATGACAACGACTATGACCCGTCGCAAGGGAATTATAGAACGACGATTCAGACCGGTGAATTTCCGGCTATCGGAAATTTCATCGTTGTAGTGAATGATTATCAATCCGTCGCGACGGCAACGTTGACCGTCAAACCGGCGACGGGCTCGTCTGTTCTCCTCGGGACAGTGGTTCCAGCAACACCAAATGTTGCGATCATCGCGTATGATGCTGATGAACAAGTTGCGTTCACCGATTCAAGCGGAAAATTCGCCCTCTACTTTTCCGGTCTGGAAAGCACCGGCATAGATTTATTCGCGGATGCCTTCACGGGAAATTTAAGCGAATATCTTCCGCCTCATGATAGGGTAATTAACCTCTGGGGCGATACGACGGTCGTCAATCTTGTCTATACGGTTGCGCCGGCACTTATCGAGGGATACGTAAGGGATCAAACGGGTGCGGCAGTATCGAGGGCGTCAATCGTCGCCGAGATGAATAACACACCGAGTTCCCCCCCCACGATCGCGTATTCAGATTCGAACGGATACTACAAAATCGGCGCGAGCAAAGGGACATGGACTCTCTACGTCGAAGTTCAATGGTCGAACGATTATTTTGGGGAGAATTCATGCACCGTTCCGGTTCAGGCGAGCGGCGCCATCAACAAGGATATTTCGATCATCAAGGCGACCGGCGCGATTTCGGGAAACATCACCCTCGGTCAGTCCGGCATAGGGGGTGTTCCGATCAGTGCCCAAAGCGATACGCTCCCAAATTCGAGCGTTTCTTCTTCGAACGGGAGCTACAGTATTCCAGTCGACACAGCTTCGTCGCAGCTCTACATCGTCACTCCGTCTCTCCCGCCAGGATACCTACTCACGACCACCCCTCCGATTGTCAAGGCCGGAGCCGTCAATGTCAATTTAGTCGTAAAAAAAGTCCTGGGTGGGATTCGCGGCTTTGTCACTGATTCGAAGACGAAGGCCCCTGTTTCGGGCGCATCGATCTCGGTGTATGGATCGTCAGCATACGTTACCGCGGTGTCCAACGACAGCGGGTATTATCAAATGAGCCTCTCCGACGGTTCTTACTCGGTTGATGTTTCTTCAAGCTATTATTACGGGGCATCAGCTTCCGCGTCGATCTTCGGCGGCATTCAGCGAATAGATTTTCCGATGGTCCGTGGCGGGAGTTTTTCTGGAACGATCACCGATAATGGAGGAAGACCGATCCTGGATGCAGACGTGATCGCCTTTGACAGCGCAGGGCTTGAGGTCTCGACAGGGTGGTCCGGGGGATCTGGAAAATTTACTATCGGACCATTGAACACCGGGAAGTATTTTGCCTATACTCAGGCCGAAGGGTACGTTCGTCAGTGGTACCATCAGGCATCTACTCTTGCAACAGCGACCCCCATCCAGACCGTGCAAGGGTATAACACGCCGAACATTGATTTTGCTCTCTCCCTCGGAGGAAGTATTTCAGGAAGTGTTGTCGATAGGCAGGGGAAGGTGATACCGAACGTCCAGGTCGTGGTCTACGACAGTTTGTCCGTCTGGCAATCGTTTGCGTTTTCTGATGACTCGGGCTATTACAAGGCCACCGGGTTGATGACCGGGCACTACTTCGTCTCCGCCGTCGCATCATCATATCTCGATCAGTGGTATAACGGCGCTAGCAGCTTCGCCGATGCCACGCCGGTGAGCGTCACGACCGACCAAAATACCGGTAACATCAATTTCATCCTTGTTCGCGGAGGAGTGATTACCGGAACGACGCAAAGCCGGAAGAATGAATTGCTTTCAGGCACTGAGGTTTTTGCAACGAACCAGCTCGGTTCGTTCATCGCTTATGCGGTCACCGACGATACCGGGCACTATGAGGTAGGAGGCCTTCCCCCCGCAACGGACATTTATCTCGAGGCGGAAAAAGACGGCTACGCAGACTGGTGGTATAATAACGTCTCGACAAGGGATTCTGCCACGGCGATCGATCTGGGAATAGAGGAGACTCGGAATAACATCGACTTCAAGATGCCGCTCGGGTCAACGGTGATGGGGAAGGTACTAGATTCGTACGGAAGGGCGATTTCGGGGGCATATGTCGGCATCCAGAACGGTTCGTGTTACAAAATGGGCACATCCAACCTGACGGGGAATTACACGGTTCCAGGTCTTTCGCCCGGAATATACCTAGCAAGTGCATATGCGCCTGGTTTCACCACACAATGGTACAACCACAAGAACTCGTGGCAGAGCCCGGACAGCATACATGTTTCTGCGGAGTCCGTGGTGCGAAACATTAACTTCAATCTGAGTGAGGGGGCGGGGATCTCTGGAACGGCCATTGATGATTCAACGATTGCAAGGATAGCAGGAATAAAAATTGTCGCTGCGAGCGTTGATGGCGGTATCCAGGAATTCACGGAAACGGACGACGAAGGCTTTTACTTTCTTGCACTCCCGTCCGGAACCTATGTCCTCCGGGCATCCGACCCTGAACATCGCTACGCCGGGCAATTTTATTCACGTACCGGGGGAGTTCCGCTGCAGCAGTGTTCGGAACAAATAATTGTGAATGACAATGCGCAGAATCCCGCTGCCAATTTTAGCCTCCGTCGGAGATGCCCGTACGCCTCGCTCGTGACATCGAACCTCGGAATGACGATCACAAATACCGGACAGTTCGGGTACAATACGGTCGATACAACCCAGCCGAGCGGACGGTGGCCGAATCTTTCCAGTCCTAATTATTTATTCGAAGGGGATCTTTGGGTGGGGGGCTTGATCGATAATGATACCGTCGTCTCGGGGGGAGCCTACGAAGGTCCTGATTTCACCACATGGACCCCGCTCTCGAATTTTTCCCACTTGACAAGATCTTCAGTCTGCGGTCTCAGGACGTATTTCACGGACATGGACAATGAACGGCTTGACGACATCTCGCATCTTGTCGTCCGTTCGGACAATTATGGGCCGAAAATGTCCGACTTCACGATCCACAAATTCACGATTTATTATGAGCCCGGTTTCGGACCGTATTCTCAGCAGAACATAAACGATGCCTATATCGGATTGGCATTCGATTTCGATGTCTCCCAATACGGCGCACACGATAAGGTCGGGATTGACAAGAACAACTTCCTTATTTACATGTACGATTCGACGGCCCCGGAGGGAGTGACAATGGGGGTGCGCTTGCTTGATCGCAGGCCTGCCCGCATGACATGGTGGGTGAACCCGGATGATCCGATAACAGACGATGGACGGTACACAGCGATGAAGAAGGATACCTGTACATCTGTGTGTGATCTGGCAGGCGACTACCGCGTGCTGACGAGCGCCGGACCGTTTACTCTCAAGCCCGGTGATTCAGTGACTGTTGCAATCGCCGTTGTTGCCGGAAACGGGGCATCGGCAGTGACCGCCGCCGCGATAAGTGCGCAAACGCTGTACGACTCGGAAAACAAATTCAACGACCCTACCGGCGTGCAGTCAACCAGTCAGCTCGTCCCGCAGGAGTTCAAGCTCGAGCAGAATTACCCGAATCCCTTCAATCCGAGCACATCTATCCAGTTCGAGATCCCTGGAAGCGCACACATCACGCTGAAAGTCTATAACGTCCTCGGCCAGGAGGTTGCATCGCTCGTCGATGATACGCGCCCCGCAGGAAAGTATACCGTCCAGTGGAACGCGAGCTCTGTCGCCAGCGGCGTCTATTTCTATACCCTTCGGACCGGCTCGTTTGTCCAGACGCGCAAGATGCTTTTACTGAAATAA
- a CDS encoding response regulator transcription factor, whose protein sequence is MKTILIIEDDTALQQVLSDALTEERFSVLSATDGEKGFRMAESESISLIVLDLILPGKNGKDICRDLRSKGVQTPILMLTNKKRETDKVLGLEIGADDYMTKPFSLREFIARIKALLRRQSGIQSAVREVRFGDVHADFERQEATKGEKKLKLSAKEFQLLKFFVEREGKVISRSMLLDEVWGYDAMPTTRTVDNYILSLRKKIEPSPSRPIHLLTVHTAGYKFVK, encoded by the coding sequence ATGAAAACAATCCTGATCATAGAAGATGATACGGCTCTTCAACAGGTCTTGAGCGATGCGTTGACAGAGGAGCGGTTCTCGGTTCTCTCTGCAACGGACGGAGAAAAGGGTTTTCGTATGGCGGAAAGTGAGAGCATATCGCTCATCGTGTTAGACCTGATTTTACCCGGCAAAAACGGGAAAGACATTTGCCGCGATCTTCGGAGTAAAGGGGTCCAAACGCCCATCCTGATGCTCACGAATAAGAAGCGGGAGACGGATAAAGTGCTGGGACTCGAAATCGGCGCCGATGATTACATGACAAAACCGTTCAGCCTCAGAGAATTCATCGCGCGTATCAAAGCCCTGCTGCGCCGCCAATCCGGGATCCAGTCTGCCGTACGGGAGGTCCGATTCGGCGACGTGCACGCTGATTTTGAAAGACAAGAAGCCACGAAAGGGGAGAAGAAGCTGAAACTGAGCGCAAAGGAATTTCAGTTGTTGAAGTTTTTCGTCGAACGTGAGGGAAAGGTCATTTCACGCAGCATGCTGCTCGATGAGGTCTGGGGATACGATGCAATGCCGACGACCCGCACTGTCGATAATTATATTCTCTCCTTACGGAAGAAGATAGAACCATCCCCCTCCAGACCAATCCATCTCCTCACCGTTCATACGGCGGGCTACAAGTTCGTGAAGTAG
- a CDS encoding ATP-binding protein, whose amino-acid sequence MKKFTFRIWLYFAIDCSILAVSLLHIPSLLQRATTPFGVVDGGDRLTVGQISDAALSGALCEGDKLVRFRDHFVRTPEEMEFLGDLASIGEKAPVEYQRRGETGSCFVTLVPYYPSLRFIVISLFAGIAIWGIGIYILWNGWHELVGRVLHWVMVFFAADVMLTWGAVLPNTVETVYRPVIFLFSYEVGVPVFFFFTALYPRRKHTSVLLIAAATFVPAALLCTASSYFYLKALSLSSIEHFDSFQSVYNIFHVAMILYIGGGIVNIVHAYTTSETSEDRLRLKWILWGLIVAAVPFLALYILPQIFFSRYLIDEEFTTIFFLVVPFTFAVSFMKYRSFDIDVVINRSVVYSVLTVFVAASYVLTVLILVSLIGGKEVFEHYLFVVGVSLLVAWLMNPLRKKVQQFIDESLFAARTNFRAAVMEMSEGLHAVISTEELFRKLASSVWKIIPAESVAVYGMDNGQLLLKARSGMTAREIMPLPDGFSASLRTSRTMAKPGALSFSGAGINLSESQCLAEMGYAVCVPIRTEGGEVYGAVGVRPRSPNDKFDENEIGFVATLCAQTADTLDRMLLQERLVLEREAKKRSEELNALKSEFVSYVSHEFRTPLTSINMLVGLLRRRGLRRAKAARYLDVIHGEAERLGRMVTNLLDSARIENGIKEYTFCGIDLCAVVKKNVDAMKYQFKANKFSVSVHVPNKKLTIRADADAVGEAIVNLLTNAVKYSSGKRTILVEVRKQKGRALCRITDRGDGISKEALPRVFEKFYRDPAHSGPVQGIGLGLSLVKHIMDVHRGEVSVQSELGKGSVFTLSFPLDHS is encoded by the coding sequence ATGAAGAAGTTCACCTTCCGCATCTGGTTGTATTTTGCGATAGATTGTTCGATCCTTGCCGTTTCCCTTCTCCATATCCCTTCTCTCCTCCAGCGGGCGACAACCCCTTTTGGCGTGGTTGACGGGGGCGACCGGCTTACCGTCGGGCAAATTTCCGATGCGGCACTCAGCGGTGCATTGTGCGAAGGGGACAAGCTGGTTCGTTTTCGGGACCATTTTGTGCGGACGCCGGAAGAAATGGAATTTCTTGGGGATCTCGCGTCGATCGGAGAAAAAGCTCCCGTTGAGTATCAGCGCAGAGGCGAGACCGGAAGTTGTTTTGTCACGCTCGTACCGTACTACCCTAGTCTGCGATTCATCGTCATATCGCTCTTTGCGGGGATAGCCATTTGGGGGATCGGCATTTATATTTTATGGAACGGCTGGCATGAGCTTGTGGGGAGGGTCCTCCATTGGGTGATGGTCTTCTTCGCTGCCGACGTTATGCTGACATGGGGGGCGGTCCTCCCGAATACGGTTGAGACCGTCTACCGACCGGTCATCTTCCTATTCTCGTACGAGGTCGGGGTTCCAGTCTTTTTCTTTTTTACGGCCCTGTATCCGCGGCGGAAACACACCTCGGTCCTCCTGATTGCGGCGGCGACGTTCGTCCCGGCGGCGCTCCTCTGCACGGCGTCATCGTACTTCTATCTGAAGGCTCTGAGCCTTAGCTCGATCGAACATTTTGATTCGTTTCAGTCGGTCTACAATATTTTCCACGTGGCGATGATACTGTACATCGGCGGCGGGATTGTCAATATCGTCCACGCCTACACCACGTCCGAAACGTCCGAAGATCGATTGCGTCTGAAGTGGATCTTATGGGGACTGATCGTCGCTGCCGTACCGTTCCTAGCCCTTTACATCCTGCCTCAGATATTTTTTTCCCGGTACCTCATTGACGAAGAATTCACGACGATCTTCTTTCTCGTAGTTCCGTTTACCTTTGCCGTGTCGTTCATGAAGTACCGGTCGTTCGACATCGACGTTGTGATCAACCGCAGCGTCGTCTACTCGGTGCTGACGGTCTTCGTTGCCGCCTCTTATGTCCTGACCGTTCTGATCCTCGTTTCGCTGATCGGCGGCAAGGAGGTGTTTGAACATTACTTGTTCGTGGTCGGAGTTTCGCTGCTTGTGGCATGGCTCATGAACCCGCTGCGAAAGAAAGTTCAGCAATTCATCGATGAATCTCTCTTCGCTGCCCGCACTAATTTTCGTGCCGCGGTCATGGAAATGAGCGAAGGACTCCATGCCGTGATCAGTACCGAAGAATTGTTCAGGAAGCTCGCCTCGTCGGTGTGGAAGATCATTCCGGCAGAATCCGTCGCCGTCTACGGGATGGACAATGGCCAGCTTCTGCTGAAGGCTCGATCGGGAATGACGGCGCGGGAAATAATGCCTCTGCCGGACGGCTTCTCCGCTTCACTGCGAACGTCGCGCACGATGGCAAAACCCGGCGCACTCTCCTTTTCGGGCGCAGGAATAAACCTGTCCGAGTCGCAGTGTCTGGCCGAAATGGGCTATGCGGTATGCGTGCCGATCAGAACTGAAGGCGGCGAGGTCTACGGGGCCGTCGGGGTGCGTCCCCGCTCGCCGAACGACAAGTTCGATGAGAACGAGATCGGCTTTGTCGCGACACTGTGCGCTCAAACCGCCGACACGCTGGATCGCATGCTGTTGCAGGAGCGGCTGGTTCTGGAGCGTGAGGCGAAAAAGAGGAGTGAGGAACTCAACGCGCTGAAATCCGAGTTCGTCTCTTACGTGTCGCACGAGTTCCGTACGCCGCTCACGTCGATCAACATGCTCGTCGGCCTTCTCCGGCGGCGGGGATTGCGAAGGGCGAAGGCAGCGAGGTACCTCGACGTCATTCATGGCGAGGCCGAGAGGCTCGGGAGGATGGTGACCAATCTTCTCGACTCGGCCCGCATTGAAAATGGCATCAAAGAATATACGTTTTGCGGGATCGACCTATGCGCCGTCGTGAAGAAGAATGTCGATGCCATGAAGTATCAATTCAAAGCAAATAAATTCAGCGTGAGTGTTCACGTGCCGAACAAGAAGCTCACCATCCGCGCCGACGCCGACGCGGTTGGGGAAGCGATCGTCAATTTGCTCACTAACGCTGTCAAATACTCGTCGGGGAAGAGAACGATCCTTGTCGAAGTGAGAAAACAAAAAGGACGTGCGTTATGCAGGATCACAGACCGGGGGGACGGGATCTCCAAAGAGGCGCTGCCAAGAGTGTTTGAAAAATTCTATCGCGACCCGGCGCACAGCGGGCCTGTCCAGGGGATTGGGCTCGGCCTGTCGCTCGTAAAACACATCATGGATGTCCACCGCGGAGAGGTGAGCGTTCAGAGTGAACTGGGAAAAGGATCCGTTTTTACGCTCTCGTTTCCGTTGGATCATTCCTGA
- a CDS encoding Lrp/AsnC ligand binding domain-containing protein produces MVSAIVLLTVARDKITPVAEQLADIDGITEVHSVAGRYDLAVIIRVKDNDRLAELVTEHIRKIAGIEKSETLIAFRVYSKHDLEGMFSIGMEK; encoded by the coding sequence ATGGTGAGTGCAATCGTGCTGTTGACTGTCGCACGGGACAAGATCACTCCCGTAGCCGAGCAGCTCGCCGACATCGACGGCATCACGGAGGTTCATTCCGTTGCTGGCCGTTACGACCTGGCTGTGATCATCCGGGTGAAAGACAACGACCGTCTTGCCGAGCTGGTGACCGAGCACATCAGGAAGATCGCCGGGATAGAAAAATCCGAAACCCTCATCGCCTTCCGCGTTTACTCGAAACACGACCTCGAGGGAATGTTCTCGATCGGGATGGAAAAGTAG
- a CDS encoding GNAT family N-acetyltransferase, producing MELEEHRGQFTVSCDPDKLDIAAVHDFLTHSYWSEGIPRDLVERAVEHSLCFGLFDGATQIGFARVISDRATYAYLCDVYVLEQYRGKGLGTWLMSCVIKHPDLQGLRRFALLTRDAHGLYQKFGFAPAKNPSRHLDRYMEIHVDDIYKKLLKEA from the coding sequence ATGGAGTTAGAAGAACATCGCGGTCAGTTTACGGTGTCGTGCGATCCAGACAAGCTGGATATTGCGGCGGTCCATGACTTTCTCACGCATTCCTACTGGTCCGAAGGGATTCCGCGGGATCTTGTAGAACGGGCCGTCGAGCATTCGCTCTGTTTCGGCCTGTTCGACGGTGCAACGCAGATCGGTTTTGCGCGGGTCATTTCAGACCGGGCAACCTATGCGTATCTGTGCGATGTCTATGTGCTCGAGCAATACCGCGGAAAGGGGTTGGGGACCTGGCTCATGTCGTGCGTGATAAAACATCCTGACCTGCAGGGACTTCGCCGTTTCGCGCTGCTGACCCGTGATGCTCACGGGCTGTATCAGAAGTTCGGGTTCGCTCCGGCAAAGAACCCTTCGCGGCACCTGGATCGGTACATGGAAATACATGTCGACGATATCTATAAAAAACTTTTGAAGGAGGCATAA
- a CDS encoding DinB family protein, giving the protein MKETLEEFGSVIQQFSAKLMKISETESAQRRGAEKWSTKEILGHLIDSASNNHQRFVRGQQTAELRTPGYEQQFWVSSQRYQSEPWENLVQLWKSYNLHLLHVVSAVPASALSHQCIIGEDKPETLEFVIKDYVRHLKHHLEQVFQ; this is encoded by the coding sequence ATGAAAGAGACCCTCGAAGAATTCGGATCGGTCATACAGCAGTTTTCGGCGAAGCTCATGAAAATTTCCGAAACGGAGAGCGCTCAGCGTCGCGGGGCGGAAAAATGGTCGACGAAGGAGATCCTGGGACATCTCATCGATTCCGCCTCCAATAATCACCAGCGGTTTGTGAGGGGACAGCAGACGGCTGAACTGAGGACTCCGGGATATGAGCAGCAATTCTGGGTCTCGTCCCAGCGGTATCAATCGGAGCCGTGGGAGAATCTTGTCCAATTGTGGAAGAGCTACAACCTGCATCTTCTTCACGTCGTCTCAGCTGTTCCTGCGAGCGCGCTGAGCCATCAGTGCATCATCGGCGAGGACAAGCCTGAGACGCTGGAATTTGTCATCAAGGATTACGTGAGGCATCTGAAGCACCACCTCGAACAGGTTTTCCAATGA
- a CDS encoding S9 family peptidase, whose product MKKILFVFLSVALLASAFGQKKPFAIEDLYKLKGVADPQTSPDGKSIAFSVTEYNLPEGKGKTNIYLMEAGGENQRKLTDNAVSSFHPRWSPDGKSILFLSARHEGMQAWLLPLEGGEAMQLTHFAPGVGDAEWTSDGRHIIFTSDVFPECGADGDCNKKIDESMSDGPIQAHMADHLLYRHWTTWKDGRRSHVFAYDLDAKKYVDLSPGDYDAPAFSLGGGGVAVSPDGKEVCFASNHDPNEEETTNSDLFIVPTTGGEPKNITAENKSFDGDPSYSPDGKYIAYRMQKIPGYESDLFRIALYDRKTGERTVLTEKFDNWVNSITWAPDSKSIYFTADVQGHTPLYKVELGSKEISQVLDVKSIDAIDVAPDGKTLAVVRRAVGEPVDMWRATTQGKNLHRITFFNKTIEDSVDIRPAEEMWIASPTGKKIHTFIVKPHNFDPAKKYPLILNVHGGPQSQWADAFRGDWQVYPGCGYIVAFPNPHGSTGYGQEFTAEISKDWGGAVYQDVMAVADSLEKVSYVDKDRMGAMGWSYGGYFMMWLEGHTTRFKAIACMMGVYDLPAMHGSTEELWFPQWDLGGTPWNSDLYTKWSPNQFVKNFKTPCLVITGEKDYRVPYTQSLEFFTDLQKMDVPSRLIVFPNDGHWPNGVKSMPLYYNAHLDWFHKYLGGDPAPYDMVKMVRNQAFDTK is encoded by the coding sequence ATGAAAAAAATATTGTTCGTGTTCTTGTCCGTCGCCCTGCTCGCCTCGGCCTTCGGCCAGAAGAAACCGTTCGCGATCGAGGACTTGTATAAATTGAAAGGGGTCGCCGACCCTCAGACCTCTCCGGACGGAAAAAGCATCGCCTTCAGCGTGACCGAATACAATCTACCCGAAGGAAAAGGAAAGACGAATATCTATCTCATGGAGGCGGGCGGCGAAAATCAGCGGAAGCTGACCGATAACGCCGTGTCGAGTTTTCACCCGCGCTGGTCCCCAGACGGAAAATCGATTCTTTTTCTTTCAGCCCGGCACGAAGGAATGCAAGCGTGGCTGCTTCCCCTGGAGGGAGGAGAAGCGATGCAGCTGACGCATTTTGCTCCGGGAGTTGGCGACGCGGAGTGGACCTCCGACGGCAGGCACATCATCTTTACGAGCGATGTTTTTCCGGAATGCGGCGCCGACGGCGACTGCAACAAGAAGATCGACGAGAGCATGAGCGACGGCCCGATCCAGGCGCACATGGCCGACCATCTGCTGTACCGCCATTGGACGACGTGGAAGGACGGGAGACGTTCGCACGTTTTTGCGTATGATCTCGACGCTAAAAAATACGTCGACCTTTCTCCGGGAGACTACGACGCGCCGGCCTTCTCGCTTGGTGGAGGCGGTGTCGCGGTTTCCCCCGACGGAAAAGAGGTCTGTTTCGCGTCGAACCATGACCCGAATGAAGAGGAGACGACAAACTCCGATTTGTTCATCGTTCCGACTACCGGGGGCGAACCGAAAAACATCACCGCTGAGAACAAGTCGTTCGACGGTGACCCGAGTTATTCACCGGACGGAAAATACATCGCCTACCGGATGCAGAAGATCCCGGGGTACGAATCGGACCTTTTCCGCATCGCGCTCTACGACAGGAAGACCGGCGAGAGAACGGTGCTGACCGAAAAGTTCGACAACTGGGTCAATTCGATAACATGGGCGCCCGATTCGAAGAGCATCTATTTTACTGCCGATGTGCAAGGGCACACTCCGCTCTATAAAGTCGAGCTGGGCTCGAAGGAAATATCCCAGGTCCTCGACGTTAAATCCATCGACGCCATCGACGTTGCCCCCGACGGAAAAACGCTCGCCGTGGTACGTCGCGCCGTCGGCGAGCCGGTCGACATGTGGCGTGCGACGACGCAGGGGAAAAATCTTCATCGGATCACGTTCTTCAATAAAACGATCGAAGATTCGGTCGATATTCGTCCGGCCGAAGAAATGTGGATCGCATCGCCGACGGGAAAAAAGATCCATACGTTCATCGTGAAGCCGCATAATTTTGACCCGGCGAAAAAATATCCGCTCATCCTCAACGTGCATGGCGGGCCGCAGTCGCAGTGGGCCGACGCTTTCCGCGGGGATTGGCAGGTGTATCCCGGATGTGGTTACATCGTCGCTTTTCCCAATCCGCATGGCTCGACCGGCTACGGACAGGAATTCACCGCCGAGATCTCCAAGGACTGGGGCGGAGCTGTGTACCAGGATGTCATGGCGGTAGCCGACTCGCTGGAAAAAGTTTCGTACGTGGATAAAGACCGCATGGGAGCGATGGGATGGTCGTACGGAGGGTATTTTATGATGTGGCTTGAAGGTCATACGACGCGCTTTAAGGCGATCGCCTGCATGATGGGGGTTTACGACCTGCCGGCGATGCATGGCTCGACGGAAGAGCTCTGGTTCCCTCAATGGGACCTTGGTGGTACACCGTGGAATTCGGACCTGTACACGAAGTGGTCCCCGAACCAGTTCGTCAAAAATTTTAAGACCCCCTGTCTCGTCATCACGGGCGAGAAGGATTACCGGGTTCCGTACACTCAAAGTCTTGAGTTTTTCACCGACCTCCAGAAAATGGATGTGCCCTCACGGCTGATCGTTTTCCCCAACGACGGCCACTGGCCGAACGGTGTGAAGTCGATGCCGCTCTATTATAACGCGCACCTTGATTGGTTCCATAAATATCTCGGCGGAGACCCCGCACCGTACGATATGGTAAAAATGGTTCGCAACCAGGCGTTCGATACAAAGTGA